In the genome of Gadus chalcogrammus isolate NIFS_2021 chromosome 21, NIFS_Gcha_1.0, whole genome shotgun sequence, one region contains:
- the fbxo16 gene encoding F-box only protein 16, protein MASLGSSKLQTKMSAWTPLNHPVANGKVFSERRTLLVKWFDKWSEGQRKCVLQDFLSRCSAVQLRFVSSSLERQLPLQAVDFTCMLPRVLSLFIFSYLDPRSLCRCATVSWHWRGIVELDLLWMPKCVRLAWTLPFSPTPYETSVWKRLYVETVRMLRCTAGPQTPCCQAFIVPEVTAIRSATPNPIEQALFDQVRLIYTPQQARDEPSSRRSLEAGEGQQPGLGLPPWRHADRHPKDTQRFNYLSNLDPVDQAKQAQMRGSMDSVRKPLTAGSYKLRKAKSQPSQTRPDWATPTPSSCDPHVTMASRAASAQWNAGIRPGPVRPAVPRLSVEALRASQRTSRSPPSVPLFESQPWISLDHRTPNLHPLLE, encoded by the exons ATGGCGTCTCTGGGCTCCTCCAAGCTGCAGACCAAGATGAGTGCGTGGACGCCCCTCAACCACCCAGTAGCTAATGGCAAG GTCTTTTCAGAGAGACGAACTCTGCTTGTTAAATGG TTCGACAAGTGGTCGGAGGGCCAGAGGAAGTGTGTCCTGCAGGACTTCCTATCCCGGTGTTCAGCGGTTCAGCTGCGGTTTGTGAGCAGCTCCCTGGAGCGgcagctccccctgcaggcggTGGACTTCACCTGCATGCTGCCGCGGGTCCTATCTCTATTCATCTTCTCCTATCTCGACCCCCGCAGCCTCTGTCGTTGTGCCACG GTGAGCTGGCACTGGCGGGGCATCGTGGAGCTGGACCTGCTGTGGATGCCAAAGTGTGTGCGCCTCGCCTGgactctccccttctccccaacCCCCTATGAGACCAGCGTCTGGAAGAGGCTCTACGTGGAGACCGTCAGGATGCTGCGATGCACTGCGGGACCCCAG ACCCCATGCTGCCAGGCATTCATAGTTCCTGAGGTCACCGCCATCCGATCCGCGACTCCAAACCCCATAGAACAAGCCCTGTTCGACCAGGTGCGCTTGATATACACCCCCCAGCAGGCCAGAGACGAACCTTCCAGCAGGAGGAGCCTAGAGGCAGGGGAGGGGCAGCAGCCGGGCCTGGGTCTACCTCCATGGAGACACGCCGACAGACACCCTAAAGACACCCAGCGCTTCAACTACCTGTCCAACCTGGACCCCGTGGATCAGGCTAAGCAAGC GCAAATGCGGGGCAGCATGGACAGCGTGAGGAAGCCGCTGACTGCGGGCAGCTATAAACTACGCAAAGCCAAGTCCCAG CCAAGTCAGACACGTCCAGACTGGGCCacgcccaccccctcctcctgcgACCCCCATGTTACCATGGCGAGCCGGGCGGCATCGGCCCAGTGGAATGCTGGGATCCGGCCGGGTCCGGTGAGGCCGGCGGTCCCTAGGCTGAGTGTGGAGGCCCTCAGAGCCTCCCAGCGGACATCACGGAGCCCTCCCA GCGTACCGCTGTTTGAGAGCCAGCCTTGGATATCCTTGGATCATAGAACACCCAATTTACACCCTCTGCTGGAATAA